aactttcccaatttttttaatggtttaggCACTGATTCTAAAGTATTGGATTAAAATTTTCAGATCCCCTTATTCTGcagctaaaaacaaaaaaaatttgactCTTTACTCTATTTTCTAATGCATAGAACggattgattaaaaaaaaaaaccatgtttttttttgttttgtttttttttggaaaaaccGTATCTCTTCCCTCGATAACCTTGAGAAGAGGAGATGTAACAAGTTGCCTACGGCAACTTGTGTTCTCTGCCACAAGGGTGTAGAATCCGTGGATCATCTTTTCTTACGCTGCCCCGTTGCTCGTAGCGTTTGGGCCCACTTTTGTAGTTTGTTGCAATTCCCTGATCCGCCTGACTCGATGACAACGCTTTGGGACTCTTGGAGGAGGTCCTTGCGTCAGGCCCAGAGGGGCGTTGGTGATCTGATGGTGAAAGCAATTGTGTGGAATgtttggcttgctagaaatgacTGTGTGTTTAATGCCAATGTATTGCCATCACAggatattattttgaaaattgatcGCATGTTATTGCTTTGGTGTTCTTCAGACACGGACAATGATCAAGGAAGACTGGATGACTCCTTGAGGTGCATTCGTCGCAGCTTAGAGTTCCCGGGGCCGAGGGTGGAGGAGCTCAGTGTGGTTGATCCGATCGGTGGTGAGGAGTAGCTTTTTGTCTTATTTTGGGTTAggaggagacccgttgttcctccatttatgttcttttgcttttgtttccacATCTAGTGGAAGGTGTTTTCCTTTATTGTAACCTTGgttcttttaattaatgttgtggtttatccaccttttcaaaaaaaaaaaaagtggatgaaccacatttattaaaataagaaagaacCAATACAAAAGGGGGCAAAGATGGAGCCGAGACTCTACAAAAGAACCACAAGGAGTGGTGAACATGGActaaaacaacaaagaacaatAAGGAAGAAAAACACGAAAACAACCCCTATAGGAAAAGGATCCCAAAGGGGTACAACATCCGGAAGATTAGATCTCGTCTGAACTGGGGGGGCGTTCCAAAGGTGCCTCTTGCTCCGCATTACTAGCAGACAGAAACTCAAGGCTACGCTTGACTTTTGCTAGTGGTTCCTCAATCTTTACCTTCTTAGTTTCTGGAGAAGCAGAAAAccacaaaagaaccaaaaacaaaaaaaacaaaaacaaaaaaaacaaaaaaccatgtTGATAAATAGAGTTTGGCAACATTGTTTGGATCTtagcaaacaatttttttttacactgATGAGACATCAATTTAATATgtctctaattaattaattttggcaAGAGTTTGCGGCTGGACCTGAAAAAGTTCATAGTGAGACATGTGATTATTTTTCATTGGCTCCATCCCTCTTTTTAGGAtttgtttagaaattttaagCCAATAAATCATACTTAAAGGTAGAGTATTACAGTTTAAATCGAATTTATATTAACCTCTCTTGTAAgcgaattttataaatttaaaaatattttagaatattATTATGATGAAATGATTCTGACAAATAAATCATGACGATTGAACTTAATTTTTTGTTCATtatcttttgttatttcttttgacTCTCGtgctttaaattattttaattttatatcgGAATGAATATACTAAATTAAACATATCTTACTAGACCATATAAAAGAAGCAAGTGGATCAATTATATACTACACATGCTAATCAATAAACTATACAGTTTCGCCATGATCATTATCTTTATGACTAATCACAAGTGTTAAAacctttttttgaaaaacaaacaaataaaatcttGAGCACTAAAGATAATTGCTTGGTGGTGTAATATTTGTACCACAAAATCTTTAGACTTCAACCTTTGTTTTGATGCCACAATTGAAACAAAAGCCTATTGAAATCCCACTCACTCTCACTCACATCAAAGGGtcaaaacataaaagagaatatTTTTGCACTCCATTTCAAAAACTCTCATTCTCTCTTGTGCTTCTCATTCCAAATCAAGAATCAAATgaggaaagagaaaaaaaaaaaaaaaggtttattgCTCCTCCCACTCAGTGTTTCTAGTGCTTGTACTATTTTGCATGTTGACCTTATTCCATGAAACTCAACTTGATGTTTTATGCACTGCTTGCTTATCTTTGAGATGTGGACTTATTTAACTCTAAAAAGGACAAGTCTTCTACTTGATAAGAATGGTACATTTTCTTCAAGTTATTAGATGAGTGTTAGAATCATTGAAGACATTTGAAATACAATGCAAAGCAatgtaatgttttcttttcttcatctttgttgaGACTATGATTAatgagaattgaattgattgGGTGGAAATCTAGGACCTCACAAAGTCTTTAAAAggcttcaatatatatacaaagtcTTACATGATAGACTATAACAGTCATCTCAAAGGCTGGTGGCCTAATTGATTGTAATCCTCTGTTCTTTATGGAGGCCTTTTCTACTCTTCCAATCATTCATgccacttattttttttttttaatgtctcttcTCAAACCATAAACACATCAATGCTTGTTTAATTTGAAACACTAATTAAAGACtattttcatcaaatacaaTAGATAAATAATAGGCTTTTAATGAGGAAAAGATCAAGTGGTTCTTTATGATCATTTCATACTTATTTCTTGGTTgattttcataatattattataagtgAATTTATAACTATTTTCATCTAATGAGATctttaacaaagaaaaagaaaaagtaatcaatcaaaagaaaggttgacatttttttcttcaaaacaatGTATTCTTTCTTAATCTAATGATAAACAAACCGCCCCCTCATGTTGATAGATCTCAAGATATCATTAAATATAACTCTTAATGAATTTATTAGGCCATATCATTTGCCACGTCATCCTCAAGTGGGACCTACATCTCTAACTCCTACCCTTTAAACACCACAAATCCCACTCTCTCATGCTTTCATACATACATCCTACTACAAACccaaaaacacaagaacaagaagaacaagtagAACAAGAAGAACTTCAACCATGAACATGAACCATCACCACCAAATCTATTCCTATTCAACTGCACCCAAAGATGACTCCCCTGATCTCTTAATCTCCAACACCTTCAATACTCCTCTCCCACCTTCTTTCAAACATCatcccttctcctcctcctcttcttcatcctctgaTTTCATTGATTCCTCTTTGAGGCATTCTTTCAGTGCTGAAGACATTCAGGTACTTACATACATGCATCTATATCTATTTGATTAATATAtcctatcaatatatatatacatatatatatacttctccAACTAACTTAACTAACTTCTCTTGAACAAAGCTCATGAATGGCATGCAATCATTGAGTGACAATGGTGGCCAAGATGGCAACGCCATCTTCGGTAAAGTAGGCCGATACAGCGCCGAAGAACGGAAAGAGAGGATTGAAAGATATCGTAGCAAGCGTAACCAGAGGAATTTCCAAAAGAAGATCACTGTACTTCATTTTGCTTGTCTTTCTTAgatatataaatagaaatataCAAAGATAGTATACTAACATGATTAACAGTATGCATGTAGGAAAACATTAGCCGATAGCCGGCCTCGAGTAAGAGGCCGGTTTGCAAGAAATGGAGAGACGGAGACAGAGACAGAGGCCGAGACGGAGAGCAATATCGATAATGGTTATGCTTATGTCTATGATTATGGTTATGGTTATGGATATGGTTCTTCTAGTGTGAATTACGATAATGGAGATGGCAATGGTGAGTATTTTTGGAGGCCGGAGAATACAGTGGTGAAAGAAGAGATCGAAACAGATGATCGTCGTcgatatgatgaagatgatagcATGTGGACAAGCTTTCTTGACGAGTTCTCCATGAACCTTCCTTCCTAAAGAGAAAGCATAAAGATGTCATGGTTGTAGTTGTAGTTTGAGATCTTTTTTTCTCTGCTTTCTTGTGACAagtttgttatctttttttcaCCGCATGTTTTCCGTGAACATCAAActcaagctctgataccatattaGATTTCGGCTTTTAGTTTAAAGGAGAGTGGTTTAAAAAACAGAAGAATCATATGTATTTACGATTATATCTCTCCATACTAATTTGataagattataaaaaaaattaaaaagaaacataaacaaGTTTTCACCTAATGTGAGTAAATTGGGCATGCCTTGGTGAATGATGGCTCCCAGAAGTTGGGAATGTTTAAGGGTGTGTGATTGTTATTGAGACAAGGATTAACTCCACtaatttgtattatatttagagttaataaaaattagatgCACTTAATGAGAAAGAATCTGcaatagatttatttattaagcaAGACTTGATTATCTTACAATATAGTATGCAATCCTTGATTGATACTCAATAATATGAATGTTCTCATAATTGTGCACACTAAAGAGCTCAATTTCATCAGCAAAAAGCTTTCCATTTGGTTTGTATTGCTTTTATAAAAATGGAAAGGTTGAACAGCTCATAAGATTAAAAAGAGAGAATCCAATGAGGTGTTAATGAAAatcaagatttatatatatttatatacacagAAAGGTATACACACTCTTAGAGTGAAGCTGAAAAAAATATCCAAGCAAGTGCTgagtgaaaaataatataagaacaTTCTATGGAGCACTAATAAAGTTTCTCTGATGAAAGATGCTCACATCTTGGATTAGAGCAACCAAAATAAGAGTTTCTAGTGCTTTCAAGGGATCtcttgaattgtgatgagacaAAAGaacaacatatgattagaatGAGTTGATTGGGTTTAGCTCTCTTTTATTTGAGCTTTTTGACTAAAGTGAAAGGCCAAGTGCAAAGAACTTTGggtggtttttttctttttaattttttttcaaattggtCATGATATCAATCAATGTAATCTTGGATGAtaagaatatatttttaatatatatctattattGAATCTCTTGTCATGGTATTCTTAGTGTTGTTAAAATAACTAGTTTTTAATCTTAGTCTAACCCCTCGTGGACATTTGATCTAAATGGAATAATATAAAGTTGATTCAAATGTCACTTTCCTTTGTAAATGCTGTGTCAATTTAGCTATTGATGTGTAATTAACATGCTTTGTAGGGGCATATATGCAAAGAACATCAAAAGTGTTTTACCTTTCGGTAAAACATACCtgtattaatttcattattcatTTCACTAGAATAACAAGAAAGGGCCAAACAAAATCAAGTACTAATAGAATGGAATTTACAGTTAGCTATGACtgttttggtaaaaaaaaattactatgatGTGTTATAGGCCATTGCCTAACAGTTTGGTGTTGATGTAAAAAACCTAAAAGAACAAAGAACTGGAACAGAAATTAATCATCGTCTTTCTTCCGCTTCCGATAAATTTCTTCAGTTTCTTTTGCCTTCTTGAGATAAGTATCCACCAACTTCTCAATATTTGGGACATTGTAATTCTGAGCAATGTAAATGCCACAACCagttccaaaaagaaataagaaactGCTCCTGATTAGTCCCATTTTCAGATACCTTGCAATTAAGTGAACAATAGAGTTCCTGAGGATTTGACATTATAAACAAAGCAGAATCAAACACTTATGTACACAAAACAATAGTacattacataataaaaaatattggaatTTGCAAGGCAGAAGTCAGATATCAACTAACCGATAGGTATATAAAGCAAGCGGCAAACAGGCAGATATGAATCTTAAGAATTCTACATgacaattatattttatattgccGATACCTctcacataataaaaataatgggaTTTGCTAAGCAAAAGACAGACATCAATCTTCAAATAGGTATATAAAGCAAGCACACAGGCAGATAGGAATTTTAAGAATTCTACATGACTGTTATATTCTAGATTGCTGGCATCtttcatataataaaaataatggaatTTGCTAAGCAAAAGACGGACATCAATTTTCAAATAGGTATATAAAGCAAGCAAACAGTCAGATAGGAATTTTAAGAATTCTACGTGACAATTATGTTCTAAATTGCTGGCACCTTTTGATGCCAGAAACCTATTTTAAAAACCTCAAAAGCTATGCATCTCCAAGTTGACAGTAAATGAATGATTAGAACTCATTAAAGTGGCTCAGTGGAAACATTACTTTCAGATACACTGTATGACTAATAACTAAGTAAGTTGGAACATTAATTTGATCTTGTAATTAATGCAAATAATCAAGAGGGCAAGAGAAGCTTCTGAATatactcaaagaaaaaaatcacaaggAGTAACACCGTAAGGAAAGTTAAAATTCACTAAAACaaagacaataaaaacacaGGATATAAGCAGGAAACTAATTTTGCAAAGATATCGAAAATATCCTTGGGAATATGAACTGTTAACAACTCAATATGCTACActgatgtgaaaaaaaaaatcatttgactAAGCACCGAACATTTATATGTATAATCCCATCCTAAATTGCCACTCTTGGTCAAAAATCATAACAATATATTTGATAATGGTCT
The DNA window shown above is from Dioscorea cayenensis subsp. rotundata cultivar TDr96_F1 chromosome 12, TDr96_F1_v2_PseudoChromosome.rev07_lg8_w22 25.fasta, whole genome shotgun sequence and carries:
- the LOC120273999 gene encoding zinc finger protein CONSTANS-LIKE 5-like: MNMNHHHQIYSYSTAPKDDSPDLLISNTFNTPLPPSFKHHPFSSSSSSSSDFIDSSLRHSFSAEDIQLMNGMQSLSDNGGQDGNAIFGKVGRYSAEERKERIERYRSKRNQRNFQKKITYACRKTLADSRPRVRGRFARNGETETETEAETESNIDNGYAYVYDYGYGYGYGSSSVNYDNGDGNGEYFWRPENTVVKEEIETDDRRRYDEDDSMWTSFLDEFSMNLPS
- the LOC120273643 gene encoding uncharacterized protein LOC120273643 gives rise to the protein MGLIRSSFLFLFGTGCGIYIAQNYNVPNIEKLVDTYLKKAKETEEIYRKRKKDDD